The following coding sequences are from one Hydra vulgaris chromosome 04, alternate assembly HydraT2T_AEP window:
- the LOC136079389 gene encoding 52 kDa repressor of the inhibitor of the protein kinase-like, protein MGNRNKLIPIIKTIIFLGRNDIAFRGHRDSRYHPQIGETCKDNIGIGNFVELLNFCIEAGDKVLEHHIRSALKNATYISKTAQNELIECCGKTIEKVLIKKIKKSGYFSILCDGASDCSNVEQLSLVIRYIDCDNVICEDFLRFIECKSGTTGLSLAQNIISAIDDLGLDIQKCRGQGMMVLGQCLSVRNALDQIKDISYFFNLSAKRASCLNKFIFPGQAKLIDTCRTRWVQKLKGLDVFFDNYISVFHSMKEMAYNEVLTKQIMDYFYAITVVLQTKTFDISQQCNEINCLKTQILDLKKNIDVYHNKWYLIALDLAKTLDVSEVKPRFCGRQVYRDNYPFDTVSDYFKYSITSPLLDHLINELEDRFDEGEMIACIWYSCNCCKKNKEKCFWKSDFMEFLHFYISDMPHPTSIHAELDLWETFWNNQSVIPSTITETSKSIDMRGFPNIREGFLIMGTIPITTCECERSISVIRRLKTYMRNCMTE, encoded by the exons atggG taatcgaaataaattaattccaattataaaaacaattatttttcttggcCGCAACGATATTGCTTTTCGAGGTCATCGTGACAGTAGGTATCATCCACAGATTGGAGAAACATGTAAAGACAACATTGGTATAGGTAACTTtgtagagcttttaaatttttgtattgaaGCAGGTGATAAAGTTCTTGAGCACCATATTCGTTCTGCTCTTAAAAATGCAACTTATATATCTAAAACCGCACAAAACGAACTTATTGAATGCTGTGGAAAAACAATCGAAAAAGTTctaattaagaaaattaaaaagtcagGTTATTTTTCTATCTTGTGTGATGGAGCCTCTGATTGTTCTAATGTTGAACAGCTATCTCTAGTTATTAGATACATTGACTGTGATAATGTTATTTGTGAAGACTTTCTACGGTTTATTGAATGTAAATCTGGTACAACTGGTCTTAGTCTTGCGCAAAACATAATTTCTGCAATTGATGATCTTGGTCTTGATATCCAAAAATGTAGAGGTCAAGGGATGATGGTGCTGGGGCAATGTCTG AGTGTTAGAAATGCTCTTGATCAAATCAAagatatatcatatttttttaacttatcagcTAAACGTGCTAGCTGTctcaataaattcatttttcctGGTCAAGCAAAATTAATTGATACATGTCGAACTAGATGGGTTCAGAAACTTAAAGGTCTggatgttttttttgataactacaTATCCGTTTTTCATTCAATGAAAGAAATGGCATACAATGAAG ttttaacaaaacaaataatggACTATTTTTACGCCATAACTGTTGTTCTCCAAACTAAAACATTTGATATATCACAACAgtgtaatgaaataaattgtttgaaaactcaaattttagatttaaaaaaaaatattgatgtctATCATAACAAATGGTACTTAATTGCTCTTGACCTAGCTAAGACTCTTGATGTTTCAGAAGTTAAACCAAGGTTCTGTGGCAGACAAGTTTATAGAGATAATTATCCCTTTGACACAGTTTcagattatttcaaatattccaTCACATCTCCTCTTCTAGATCatttaattaatgaattagAAGATAGATTTGATGAAGGTGAGATGATTGCTTGCATCTGGTATTCCTGcaactgttgtaaaaaaaataaagaaaaatgtttttggaagtcagattttatggaatttttgcatttttatatatcggATATGCCTCATCCTACATCAATTCATGCTGAATTAGATTTGTGGGAAACATTTTGGAACAATCAATCTGTGATCCCATCCACTATTACAGAGACTTCAAAGTCTATTGATATGAGGGGTTTCCCAAACATTAGGGaaggttttttaataatggGAACAATTCCAATTACTACATGTGAATGCGAGAGGAGCATTTCTGTTATACGCAGACTTAAAACTTATATGCGAAACTGCATGACAGAGTGA